The following coding sequences lie in one Clarias gariepinus isolate MV-2021 ecotype Netherlands chromosome 27, CGAR_prim_01v2, whole genome shotgun sequence genomic window:
- the LOC128515104 gene encoding leukocyte elastase inhibitor-like isoform X3 — protein MLLFYFHRHKVLSFSSVPDVHTHFKTLNSAINSPKASYILRLANRLYGEKTLNFLSEYVDSTQKFYHGDMQAVDFIGSSEESRKLINQWVEEKTEGKIKDILQRRTVTTLTRLALVNAIYFKGKWKHAFNTEDTKEMPFKINQNETTPVQMMYQKEKFLYNYIDEYKLQVLDLPYVEEELSMVVLLPEESVDGSDPLEKLESELTVDKLTEWTNPEKMHRWTDIIVHLPKFKLEEQYSLTDILSKMGMSSLFQAGAANLKGMSSQEDLIVSSVTHKAFVETNEEGTEAAAATVTMVIETIMLTPEKHFMADHPFLFFIRHNNTKSILFFGKFTCPK, from the exons atgttgttattttattttcatcggcataag GTTCTATCCTTCAGTTCAGTCCCTGATGTTCACACCCACTTCAAGACCCTCAACTCTGCCATTAACAGCCCCAAAGCCTCCTACATCCTCCGACTGGCCAACAGGCTTTATGGAGAGAAGACTTTAAATTTCTTATCT GAATATGTTGACTCCACTCAGAAGTTCTACCACGGTGACATGCAGGCAGTAGACTTTATTGGATCATCAGAAGAGTCACGGAAGCTCATCAACCAGTGGGTAGAAGAGAAGACTGAGG GTAAAATCAAAGATATTTTGCAGCGAAGGACGGTTACAACATTGACTCGACTTGCCCTGGTAAACGCGATTTATTTTAAGGGGAAATGGAAGCATGCGTTTAATACTGAAGACACTAAAGAGATGCCCTTCAAGATAAACCAG aATGAGACAACACCAGTGCAGATGATGTACCAGAAGGAGAAATTCCTTTACAACTACATTGATGAGTACAAGTTGCAGGTGCTGGATTTGCCATATGTGGAGGAGGAACTCAGCATGGTGGTGCTTTTGCCTGAGGAGTCTGTGGATGGCTCAGACCCACTTGAGAAG CTGGAGAGTGAACTAACAGTGGACAAGCTGACAGAGTGGACAAATCCAGAGAAGATGCACAGATGGACTGATATCATTGTCCATCTGCCAAAATTTAAGCTGGAAGAGCAGTACTCCTTAACAGATATCCTGAGTAAGATGGGCATGAGCTCTTTGTTCCAGGCCGGTGCTGCAAATTTGAAAGGCATGAGCAGCCAAGAAGACCTTATTGTGTCATCTGTGACCCACAAAGCTTTTGTCGAGACTAATGAGGAAGGCACAGAGGCAGCAGCAGCCACAGTCACAATGGTAATAGAAACTATAATGTTGACACCAGAGAAGCACTTCATGGCAGACCACCCCTTCCTATTCTTCATTAGACACAACAACACGAAAAGCATACTCTTTTTTGGAAAGTTCACATGCCCAAAGTAG
- the LOC128515104 gene encoding leukocyte elastase inhibitor-like isoform X2: MESLSHANSAFALELYRAISAENPNGNLFISPLSISAALSMVYLGARGGTAEEMAKVLSFSSVPDVHTHFKTLNSAINSPKASYILRLANRLYGEKTLNFLSEYVDSTQKFYHGDMQAVDFIGSSEESRKLINQWVEEKTEGKIKDILQRRTVTTLTRLALVNAIYFKGKWKHAFNTEDTKEMPFKINQNETTPVQMMYQKEKFLYNYIDEYKLQVLDLPYVEEELSMVVLLPEESVDGSDPLEKLESELTVDKLTEWTNPEKMHRWTDIIVHLPKFKLEEQYSLTDILSKMGMSSLFQAGAANLKGMSSQEDLIVSSVTHKAFVETNEEGTEAAAATVTMGQCHYR; this comes from the exons ATGGAGAGTTTGAGCCATGCTAATAGTGCCTTCGCCCTGGAACTGTACCGGGCCATAAGCGCAGAGAACCCGAATGGAAACCTGTTCATTTCTCCACTGAGTATCAGCGCCGCACTCAGTATGGTCTACTTAGGAGCCAGAGGAGGGACTGCTGAGGAAATGGCTAAG GTTCTATCCTTCAGTTCAGTCCCTGATGTTCACACCCACTTCAAGACCCTCAACTCTGCCATTAACAGCCCCAAAGCCTCCTACATCCTCCGACTGGCCAACAGGCTTTATGGAGAGAAGACTTTAAATTTCTTATCT GAATATGTTGACTCCACTCAGAAGTTCTACCACGGTGACATGCAGGCAGTAGACTTTATTGGATCATCAGAAGAGTCACGGAAGCTCATCAACCAGTGGGTAGAAGAGAAGACTGAGG GTAAAATCAAAGATATTTTGCAGCGAAGGACGGTTACAACATTGACTCGACTTGCCCTGGTAAACGCGATTTATTTTAAGGGGAAATGGAAGCATGCGTTTAATACTGAAGACACTAAAGAGATGCCCTTCAAGATAAACCAG aATGAGACAACACCAGTGCAGATGATGTACCAGAAGGAGAAATTCCTTTACAACTACATTGATGAGTACAAGTTGCAGGTGCTGGATTTGCCATATGTGGAGGAGGAACTCAGCATGGTGGTGCTTTTGCCTGAGGAGTCTGTGGATGGCTCAGACCCACTTGAGAAG CTGGAGAGTGAACTAACAGTGGACAAGCTGACAGAGTGGACAAATCCAGAGAAGATGCACAGATGGACTGATATCATTGTCCATCTGCCAAAATTTAAGCTGGAAGAGCAGTACTCCTTAACAGATATCCTGAGTAAGATGGGCATGAGCTCTTTGTTCCAGGCCGGTGCTGCAAATTTGAAAGGCATGAGCAGCCAAGAAGACCTTATTGTGTCATCTGTGACCCACAAAGCTTTTGTCGAGACTAATGAGGAAGGCACAGAGGCAGCAGCAGCCACAGTCACAATG GGTCAGTGTCACTACCGGTAG
- the LOC128515105 gene encoding leukocyte elastase inhibitor-like produces MESLSRANSAFALDLYRAISAENPNGNLFISPLSISAALSMVLLGSRGGTAEKMAQVLSFSSVPDVHTHFKTLNSAINRSKASYILRLANRLYGEKTFNFLAEYLDSTQKLYQANMQAVDFINSSEESRKLINQWVEEKTEGKIKDILQPGTITAMTRLALVNAVYFKGKWKHVFNTEDTKEMPFKINQNETKPVQMMYQKEEFLYNYIDEYKLQVLDLPYLDDELSMVVLLPKESVDGSDPLQKLESELTVDKLTEWTNPKKMERWIDIIVHLPKFKLEEQYSLTGILSKMGMSSLFQAGAADLTGMSRQEGLFVSSVTHKAFVEVNEEGTEAAAATTILVTAMCLKPEEHFMADHPFLFFIRHNPTKSILFFGKFRGPT; encoded by the exons ATGGAGAGTTTGAGCCGTGCTAATAGCGCCTTCGCCCTGGACCTGTACCGGGCCATAAGTGCTGAGAACCCGAATGGAAACCTGTTCATTTCCCCGCTGAGCATCAGCGCCGCACTCAGTATGGTCCTTTTAGGATCCAGAGGAGGGACTGCTGAGAAAATGGCTCAG GTTCTATCCTTCAGTTCCGTCCCTGATGTTCACACCCACTTCAAGACCCTCAACTCTGCCATTAACAGATCCAAAGCCTCCTACATCCTCCGACTGGCCAACAGGCTTTATGGAGAGAAAACTTTCAATTTCTTAGCT GAATATTTGGACTCAACTCAGAAGTTGTACCAAGCTAACATGCAGGCAGTAGACTTTATTAATTCATCAGAAGAGTCACGGAAGCTCATCAACCAGTGGGTAGAAGAGAAGACTGAgg GTAAAATCAAAGATATTTTGCAGCCAGGGACGATCACAGCAATGACTCGACTTGCCCTGGTGAATGCAGTTTATTTTAAGGGGAAATGGAAGCATGTGTTCAATACTGAAGACACTAAGGAGATGCCCTTCAAGATAAACCAG AATGAAACAAAACCAGTGCAGATGATGTACCAGAAGGAGGAATTCCTCTACAACTACATTGATGAGTACAAGCTGCAGGTACTGGATTTGCCATATTTGGATGATGAACTCAGCATGGTGGTGCTTTTGCCTAAAGAATCTGTGGATGGCTCAGACCCACTTCAGAAG CTTGAGAGTGAATTAACAGTGGACAAGCTGACAGAGTGGACAAATCCAAAGAAGATGGAAAGATGGATTGATATTATTGTCCATTTGCCCAAATTTAAGCTGGAAGAGCAGTACTCTTTAACAGGGATCCTGAGTAAGATGGGCATGAGCTCTTTGTTCCAGGCCGGTGCTGCAGATCTGACAGGCATGAGCCGCCAAGAAGGCCTTTTTGTGTCGTCGGTGACCCACAAAGCTTTTGTCGAGGTTAACGAAGAAGGCACAGAGGCGGCAGCAGCCACAACAATTTTAGTGACTGCAATGTGCTTGAAACCAGAGGAGCACTTTATGGCAGACCATCCCTTCCTGTTCTTCATCAGACACAACCCTACCAAAAGTATTCTCTTTTTTGGGAAGTTTAGAGGCCCAACATAG
- the LOC128515326 gene encoding uncharacterized protein LOC128515326: protein MRMASPYSRPSPIRVKCVMNHRHVKTLNFQVVNGEIRLGNQNITYLSALSTGGKVYITQSSSDSAAFEEGVTYYVKNYTLSSRYGQERLFMGLNTRTYKTAPLTLTFDAEKMARDALIPPSVSVTGDDQDLFSKGGYLSLTGTVEHLQFPRMTTVRDTEVPILDLGIKSGSRILEVSLWRDQALTKLQLNDKINIGHLRANAKAEKFNSTVYTTVEVLEQGPVVEDIL, encoded by the exons ATGAG AATGGCATCTCCATATAGCCGCCCCAGTCCCATCAGGGTCAAATGTGTCATGAACCATCGACATGTAAAAACCCTAAACTTCCAGGTTGTTAATGGAGAAATAAGGCTTGGGAATCAAAATATCACCTACCTTAGTGCACTGTCCACTGGTGGTAAAGTGTACATCACACAGTCCTCTTCAGACAGTGCAGCCTTTGAAGAGGGTGTGACGTACTACGTCAAAAACTACACCTTGTCCTCAAGGTATGGCCAGGAACGTCTGTTCATGGGGCTGAACACAAGGACATACAAAACTGCTCCCCTCACACTGACGTTTGACGCCGAGAAGATGGCCAGAGACGCTCTCATTCCACCATCTGTCTCGGTGACTGGGGATGACCAGGACCTATTTTCAAAAGGGGGCTACTTGAGTCTGACGGGAACAGTCGAACAT TTGCAGTTTCCCAGGATGACTACTGTGAGGGACACAGAAGTCCCCATCTTGGATCTGGGGATCAAAAGCGGCTCCAGGATCCTTGAGGTGTCCTTGTGGCGGGACCAGGCCCTGACCAAGCTGCAACTGAATGATAAAATTAATATCGGTCACCTCAGAGCAAACGCCAAGGCCGAAAAGTTTAACTCAACGGTCTACACAACTGTGGAG GTTTTGGAGCAAGGACCAGTGGTGGAGGACATACTGTAG
- the LOC128515104 gene encoding leukocyte elastase inhibitor-like isoform X1, translated as MESLSHANSAFALELYRAISAENPNGNLFISPLSISAALSMVYLGARGGTAEEMAKVLSFSSVPDVHTHFKTLNSAINSPKASYILRLANRLYGEKTLNFLSEYVDSTQKFYHGDMQAVDFIGSSEESRKLINQWVEEKTEGKIKDILQRRTVTTLTRLALVNAIYFKGKWKHAFNTEDTKEMPFKINQNETTPVQMMYQKEKFLYNYIDEYKLQVLDLPYVEEELSMVVLLPEESVDGSDPLEKLESELTVDKLTEWTNPEKMHRWTDIIVHLPKFKLEEQYSLTDILSKMGMSSLFQAGAANLKGMSSQEDLIVSSVTHKAFVETNEEGTEAAAATVTMVIETIMLTPEKHFMADHPFLFFIRHNNTKSILFFGKFTCPK; from the exons ATGGAGAGTTTGAGCCATGCTAATAGTGCCTTCGCCCTGGAACTGTACCGGGCCATAAGCGCAGAGAACCCGAATGGAAACCTGTTCATTTCTCCACTGAGTATCAGCGCCGCACTCAGTATGGTCTACTTAGGAGCCAGAGGAGGGACTGCTGAGGAAATGGCTAAG GTTCTATCCTTCAGTTCAGTCCCTGATGTTCACACCCACTTCAAGACCCTCAACTCTGCCATTAACAGCCCCAAAGCCTCCTACATCCTCCGACTGGCCAACAGGCTTTATGGAGAGAAGACTTTAAATTTCTTATCT GAATATGTTGACTCCACTCAGAAGTTCTACCACGGTGACATGCAGGCAGTAGACTTTATTGGATCATCAGAAGAGTCACGGAAGCTCATCAACCAGTGGGTAGAAGAGAAGACTGAGG GTAAAATCAAAGATATTTTGCAGCGAAGGACGGTTACAACATTGACTCGACTTGCCCTGGTAAACGCGATTTATTTTAAGGGGAAATGGAAGCATGCGTTTAATACTGAAGACACTAAAGAGATGCCCTTCAAGATAAACCAG aATGAGACAACACCAGTGCAGATGATGTACCAGAAGGAGAAATTCCTTTACAACTACATTGATGAGTACAAGTTGCAGGTGCTGGATTTGCCATATGTGGAGGAGGAACTCAGCATGGTGGTGCTTTTGCCTGAGGAGTCTGTGGATGGCTCAGACCCACTTGAGAAG CTGGAGAGTGAACTAACAGTGGACAAGCTGACAGAGTGGACAAATCCAGAGAAGATGCACAGATGGACTGATATCATTGTCCATCTGCCAAAATTTAAGCTGGAAGAGCAGTACTCCTTAACAGATATCCTGAGTAAGATGGGCATGAGCTCTTTGTTCCAGGCCGGTGCTGCAAATTTGAAAGGCATGAGCAGCCAAGAAGACCTTATTGTGTCATCTGTGACCCACAAAGCTTTTGTCGAGACTAATGAGGAAGGCACAGAGGCAGCAGCAGCCACAGTCACAATGGTAATAGAAACTATAATGTTGACACCAGAGAAGCACTTCATGGCAGACCACCCCTTCCTATTCTTCATTAGACACAACAACACGAAAAGCATACTCTTTTTTGGAAAGTTCACATGCCCAAAGTAG